A stretch of Candidatus Eremiobacterota bacterium DNA encodes these proteins:
- a CDS encoding NAD-dependent epimerase/dehydratase family protein — MYSAILVAGGAGFVGSSLALRLRAAYPEARVIAADSLKRRGSELNLGRLAAAGIEFVHADVRRPDDLAFPRLRFGLIVDCSAEPSVLAAYDAGPRYVIDTNVTGTVNLLELARRDGADVVFLSTSRVYPVAALDAIRLDETPTRFALAAEQRLRGVGPAGISEDFPLEGVRSLYGATKLACELLLAEYADMYGIRTVVDRCGVVTGPWQMGKADQGIFALWMGKHYFRRPLAYIGHGGTGKQVRDLVAVDELCDLVLRQLDAIDALSHRVYNVGGGLASSLSLAETTALCEEITGNRVEIVRVAENRPSDVRLYVTDNARVTADTGWSPQKTPRRTLGEIFDWIRENERLVAPLWS, encoded by the coding sequence GTGTACTCCGCGATCCTGGTCGCCGGCGGCGCCGGTTTCGTCGGCTCGTCGCTCGCGCTGCGGCTGCGCGCCGCCTACCCCGAGGCGCGGGTGATCGCCGCCGACAGCCTCAAGCGCCGCGGCTCGGAGCTGAACCTCGGGCGCCTGGCCGCCGCCGGGATCGAGTTCGTCCACGCTGACGTCCGCCGCCCGGACGACCTCGCCTTTCCGCGGCTGCGCTTCGGCTTGATCGTCGACTGCTCGGCGGAGCCGTCGGTCCTGGCCGCGTACGACGCCGGGCCGCGCTACGTCATCGACACCAACGTCACCGGGACGGTCAACCTACTCGAGCTCGCGCGGCGCGACGGGGCCGACGTGGTCTTCCTCTCGACCAGCCGCGTCTACCCCGTCGCGGCGCTCGACGCGATCCGGCTCGACGAGACGCCGACGCGCTTCGCGCTCGCCGCCGAGCAGCGGCTGCGCGGCGTCGGGCCGGCGGGCATTTCGGAAGACTTCCCGCTCGAGGGCGTGCGCTCGCTGTACGGCGCGACGAAGCTGGCCTGCGAGCTGCTGCTGGCCGAATATGCCGACATGTACGGGATCCGCACGGTGGTCGACCGCTGCGGCGTCGTCACCGGGCCCTGGCAGATGGGGAAGGCCGACCAAGGCATCTTCGCGCTGTGGATGGGCAAGCACTATTTCCGGCGCCCGCTCGCGTACATCGGGCACGGCGGAACGGGAAAGCAGGTCCGCGACCTCGTCGCGGTCGACGAGCTGTGCGACCTCGTGCTGCGCCAGCTCGACGCGATCGACGCGCTTTCGCACCGGGTCTACAACGTCGGCGGCGGACTGGCCTCGAGCCTCTCGCTCGCCGAGACGACGGCGCTGTGCGAGGAGATCACCGGAAACCGGGTGGAGATCGTGCGCGTCGCCGAGAACCGTCCCTCCGACGTGCGGCTCTACGTGACCGACAACGCTCGGGTCACCGCCGACACCGGGTGGTCCCCGCAGAAGACGCCGCGCCGGACGCTGGGCGAGATCTTCGACTGGATCCGCGAGAACGAACGTCTCGTCGCCCCGCTCTGGTCCTGA
- a CDS encoding NAD-dependent epimerase/dehydratase family protein: MSVVLVTGSAGLIGSESVAYFAQRDHQIVGVDNDMRARFFGPDASTAWNRLSLERRFPKQYLHVDADIRDAAAMDELFGRYGKRIALVIHTAAQPSHDWAASDPQTDFTVNANGTLAVLEAARKHAPGAVFIFTSTNKVYGDAPNELPLIEHEQRWEIVEGHPLWDGIDESMRIDRSKHSLFGASKIAADVLVQEYGRYFSMPTAVFRGGCLTGPNHSGTKLHGFLAYLMKCTVTGEPYTVFGYKGKQVRDNIHSFDLVNAFDHVFRAPRCGEVYNAGGTRFSNCSMLEAIDLCEDISGRKLDWSYTETNRIGDHIWYVSDMAKFRAHYPAWEQRYDLRGLMEDMYEKNAERWTAEGARRAQA, encoded by the coding sequence ATGTCCGTCGTCCTCGTCACCGGTTCGGCCGGCCTGATCGGCTCCGAGTCCGTCGCCTACTTCGCGCAGCGCGACCATCAGATCGTCGGCGTCGACAACGACATGCGGGCCAGGTTCTTCGGCCCCGACGCGTCGACCGCGTGGAACCGGCTCTCGCTCGAACGGCGCTTTCCCAAGCAGTACCTCCACGTCGATGCCGACATCCGCGACGCCGCGGCGATGGACGAGCTGTTCGGGCGCTACGGCAAGCGGATCGCGCTGGTGATCCACACCGCCGCGCAGCCCTCGCACGACTGGGCCGCGAGCGATCCGCAGACCGACTTCACCGTCAATGCGAACGGGACGCTGGCGGTGCTCGAGGCGGCGCGCAAGCACGCGCCCGGTGCGGTGTTCATCTTCACCTCGACCAACAAGGTCTACGGCGACGCGCCGAACGAGCTGCCGCTGATCGAGCACGAGCAGCGCTGGGAGATCGTCGAGGGGCACCCGCTCTGGGACGGGATCGACGAGAGCATGCGCATCGACCGCTCGAAGCACTCGCTCTTCGGCGCCTCGAAGATCGCCGCCGACGTGCTCGTTCAGGAGTACGGGCGCTACTTCTCGATGCCGACGGCGGTCTTTCGCGGCGGCTGCCTGACCGGGCCGAACCACTCCGGGACGAAGCTGCACGGCTTTCTCGCGTACTTGATGAAGTGCACGGTCACCGGCGAGCCGTACACGGTCTTCGGGTACAAAGGGAAGCAGGTTCGCGACAACATCCACAGCTTCGACTTGGTGAACGCCTTCGACCACGTCTTTCGTGCGCCGCGCTGCGGCGAGGTCTACAACGCCGGCGGAACCCGCTTCAGCAACTGCTCGATGCTCGAGGCGATCGACCTGTGCGAGGATATCTCCGGCCGCAAGCTCGACTGGAGCTACACCGAGACGAACCGCATCGGCGACCACATCTGGTACGTCAGCGACATGGCGAAGTTCCGCGCGCACTACCCGGCCTGGGAACAGCGCTACGACCTGCGCGGGCTGATGGAAGACATGTACGAGAAGAACGCGGAGCGCTGGACGGCGG